One genomic region from Siniperca chuatsi isolate FFG_IHB_CAS linkage group LG18, ASM2008510v1, whole genome shotgun sequence encodes:
- the zgc:63972 gene encoding protein CutA homolog isoform X1 translates to MTFVDTNRMQWLFQRCHKEAVFYYVFRSVLLMTCLLLVLSVSMYPGLWSIGVQLHSAFTGSYVPGHHSVLLVNSPNKQAAKDIGRAIMERRLAASINILSMTSTMYYWKGEIQDASEILMLVKTKTSRIQQVIDYVRSVHPYANPEVLSFPVEDGSLAYMKWMDEAIPDD, encoded by the exons ATGACATTTGTTGATACTAACAGGATGCAGTGGCTGTTCCAGAGATGCCATAAAGAGGCTGTCTTCTACTATGTCTTTCGGTCGGTGCTGCTCATGACATGTTTG CTCTTGGTCCTGTCTGTGTCCATGTATCCTGGGTTGTGGTCCATTGGGGTCCAGCTTCATTCAGCCTTCACAGGGAGCTATGTGCCAGGCCACCACTCTGTTCTTCTGGTCAACAGTCCCAACAAACAGGCAGCCAAGGACATTGGCAG gGCAATCATGGAGAGGCGGCTGGCAGCCAGTATTAACATTCTCTCCATGACCTCCACAAT gtACTATTGGAAAGGTGAAATCCAGGATGCAAGTGAAATTCTGATG ctggtgaaaaCAAAGACCTCCAGGATCCAGCAAGTCATAGATTATGTGAG GTCTGTCCACCCATATGCAAACCCAGAAGTCCTCAGCTTCCCGGTGGAGGACGGCAGTCTGGCTTACATGAAGTGGATGGATGAAGCCATTCCAGACGACTGA
- the zgc:63972 gene encoding protein CutA homolog isoform X3, with protein sequence MTFVDTNRMQWLFQRCHKEAVFYYVFRSVLLMTCLLLVLSVSMYPGLWSIGVQLHSAFTGSYVPGHHSVLLVNSPNKQAAKDIGRYYWKGEIQDASEILMLVKTKTSRIQQVIDYVRSVHPYANPEVLSFPVEDGSLAYMKWMDEAIPDD encoded by the exons ATGACATTTGTTGATACTAACAGGATGCAGTGGCTGTTCCAGAGATGCCATAAAGAGGCTGTCTTCTACTATGTCTTTCGGTCGGTGCTGCTCATGACATGTTTG CTCTTGGTCCTGTCTGTGTCCATGTATCCTGGGTTGTGGTCCATTGGGGTCCAGCTTCATTCAGCCTTCACAGGGAGCTATGTGCCAGGCCACCACTCTGTTCTTCTGGTCAACAGTCCCAACAAACAGGCAGCCAAGGACATTGGCAG gtACTATTGGAAAGGTGAAATCCAGGATGCAAGTGAAATTCTGATG ctggtgaaaaCAAAGACCTCCAGGATCCAGCAAGTCATAGATTATGTGAG GTCTGTCCACCCATATGCAAACCCAGAAGTCCTCAGCTTCCCGGTGGAGGACGGCAGTCTGGCTTACATGAAGTGGATGGATGAAGCCATTCCAGACGACTGA
- the zgc:63972 gene encoding protein CutA homolog isoform X2, whose protein sequence is MTFVDTNRMQWLFQRCHKEAVFYYVFRSVLLMTCLLLVLSVSMYPGLWSIGVQLHSAFTGSYVPGHHSVLLVNSPNKQAAKDIGRAIMERRLAASINILSMTSTMYYWKGEIQDASEILMVCPPICKPRSPQLPGGGRQSGLHEVDG, encoded by the exons ATGACATTTGTTGATACTAACAGGATGCAGTGGCTGTTCCAGAGATGCCATAAAGAGGCTGTCTTCTACTATGTCTTTCGGTCGGTGCTGCTCATGACATGTTTG CTCTTGGTCCTGTCTGTGTCCATGTATCCTGGGTTGTGGTCCATTGGGGTCCAGCTTCATTCAGCCTTCACAGGGAGCTATGTGCCAGGCCACCACTCTGTTCTTCTGGTCAACAGTCCCAACAAACAGGCAGCCAAGGACATTGGCAG gGCAATCATGGAGAGGCGGCTGGCAGCCAGTATTAACATTCTCTCCATGACCTCCACAAT gtACTATTGGAAAGGTGAAATCCAGGATGCAAGTGAAATTCTGATG GTCTGTCCACCCATATGCAAACCCAGAAGTCCTCAGCTTCCCGGTGGAGGACGGCAGTCTGGCTTACATGAAGTGGATGGATGA